GGGCAAAATGctgttacctttttaaaaaagtttttagtaatctctacatcaaacatggggctcaaactcacaacctcaaaatcaagagtcgcatgctccactaactgagccatccaggtgccccaagatgttgAACCTTTATACAAATTAATCCCTAAGATCTCACTGGTATGTACGTatcaaaacttaccaaattttacactttaaatacgTACATTATATGTCACAACCACAAAGATTTCTGGTTGCAGGACAAAAGATttgtggatgggggtggggaggtgccttagtggctcagtcagttaagcatccaactttggcttaggtcatgatctctaggtttggGATTTCAAGTCCAGCATTGGGCTGTGTGTGAacagtgcggaccctgcttgggatttcctctctcccttctctctgtgccacccccacaaagataaacattaaaaacaaaacaaaaacagatctgTGTATGCGAATTATGAATTTAGTTTTCTCCAATGTCTCTGAAAACACCAAATTACAGCataacattaatttttacattaaaaattctcAAGTTGTGTAAGTTGTCCAGCAGCCATAAGCCACAAATTATCATGGTAGAATAGTGACTGATGTACAGATAGGCTGCTGGTTATATATGCTTAAAACCATTATCATCTGGTCACAACCAACTTTCACTGAATGTACTGGTCCGCAAGGTCCTTCCATTTATAGCTCACTTCTAAAATAATCTCTACAATGAGCTTTCCTTCAGTAACACCCTAACAACTTACCTATAGCACTTCACTTTGGTGCAGTCTTTTTGAATGTGTCCAAATTCTCCACAAGAATAGCACTTCTGCTCATCAGCATGGTCACAGTCACGAGCCAGATGGCCTGGTTTGCCACAGTTGTAGCAGcactgctctcgctctctcttggGCTCCTTGCAGTCCTTGGCAATGTGGCCACCTCTACCGCAGTTATAGCAGGCTTCAACAATAAGGAAAAGAAGCAGACCAAGACTATAAAACCTTTACATAACGTTGCTGTTCTAAGCCATACAATACAAAATCTCAAAAGTAGCAAGTCCTTTCCAATGCTACGTGCAGTAGTAGTACACCCTCACCGCTCCAAGTTCTAGAAGGGTATGAAAAGGAAGTATTAAATACTTACCATCCTCTTGAAGATCACAATCCTTGGCAAGATGACCAGACTCACCACAGCGATAACAGATGTCTGgaagagatgaggaaacaaactGGAAACCTATTTTgggcagaaacaaaaagaatttgaCTAATTAGACCAGTCTTGATACTAAGAAACACTGAAGtacttcaaaattttttattcGACAAAAATACCTCTATCCGAGGTAAAACCACCTCTGCCACGGCTTCTCATTCCACGACCACGGCCTCCACCAGTAGGGCATTCCCGGGCCCAATGACCAGATCGTCCACACTTGAAACACTCATTGCTGCTCATGGCTGCAGTTagatcttcaaaatattaaaaatgacaatGTTAAACCACTTGGAATTAACTTTTATTGCCCTTTTAGTGTATTTTTGGATAATTATTCTGGGGGGGAAGAAGCCAGAATATATATTGGTTAGGAAAAACAGCCACACAACTATACACTTTGGCATTATACACctattatgaaatatattaaaagtgaaaaaaaaaatgtaaacatattttgatataattCTTGATCTTTAAAACCATTAGGATTATGCATATATTAACACAAATGTTAATTCAGTTATTGATGGGGGTGATGGAATTTATAGAGTTAATATCAATGAATATCCATTATTAGAAATAACATCTACCTCATGCGAGGTCCAACTTAACGGACACATTTTCATGGTTACAAGCCAGTAAA
This DNA window, taken from Panthera tigris isolate Pti1 chromosome A2, P.tigris_Pti1_mat1.1, whole genome shotgun sequence, encodes the following:
- the LOC102965245 gene encoding cellular nucleic acid-binding protein isoform X4, encoding MSSNECFKCGRSGHWARECPTGGGRGRGMRSRGRGFQFVSSSLPDICYRCGESGHLAKDCDLQEDACYNCGRGGHIAKDCKEPKREREQCCYNCGKPGHLARDCDHADEQKCYSCGEFGHIQKDCTKVKCYRCGETGHVAINCSKTSEVNCYRCGESGHLARECTIEATA
- the LOC102965245 gene encoding cellular nucleic acid-binding protein isoform X1, with protein sequence MSSNECFKCGRSGHWARECPTGGGRGRGMRSRGRGGFTSDRGFQFVSSSLPDICYRCGESGHLAKDCDLQEDEACYNCGRGGHIAKDCKEPKREREQCCYNCGKPGHLARDCDHADEQKCYSCGEFGHIQKDCTKVKCYRCGETGHVAINCSKTSEVNCYRCGESGHLARECTIEATA
- the LOC102965245 gene encoding cellular nucleic acid-binding protein isoform X2, which codes for MSSNECFKCGRSGHWARECPTGGGRGRGMRSRGRGGFTSDRGFQFVSSSLPDICYRCGESGHLAKDCDLQEDACYNCGRGGHIAKDCKEPKREREQCCYNCGKPGHLARDCDHADEQKCYSCGEFGHIQKDCTKVKCYRCGETGHVAINCSKTSEVNCYRCGESGHLARECTIEATA
- the LOC102965245 gene encoding cellular nucleic acid-binding protein isoform X3; translation: MSSNECFKCGRSGHWARECPTGGGRGRGMRSRGRGFQFVSSSLPDICYRCGESGHLAKDCDLQEDEACYNCGRGGHIAKDCKEPKREREQCCYNCGKPGHLARDCDHADEQKCYSCGEFGHIQKDCTKVKCYRCGETGHVAINCSKTSEVNCYRCGESGHLARECTIEATA